Below is a genomic region from Paraburkholderia phenazinium.
ATCGGCACCAAGTTCTCGACGCTGGTGCAGCGCGCTGACTGGACGCAGCAACTGAAGTATGTCGTCCACAACGTCGCGCACACGTACGGCAAAACGGCCACCTTCATGCCGAAGCCGGTAGTCGGCGACAACGGTTCGGGTATGCACGTTCACCAGTCGATCTGGAAGGACGGTCAGAACCTGTTCGCAGGCAACGGTTACGCTGGCCTGTCGGAATTCGCACTGTTCTACATCGGCGGCATCATCAAGCACGCTCGCGCGCTGAACGCCATCACGAACCCGGGCACGAACTCGTACAAGCGTCTTGTGCCGCACTTCGAAGCACCGGTCAAGCTCGCTTACTCGGCGCGTAACCGCTCGGCTTCGATCCGTATTCCGCACGTGTCGAACCCGAAAGGACGCCGTATCGAAACGCGCTTCCCGGATCCGCTGGCCAACCCGTACCTGTGCTTCTCGGCACTGATGATGGCAGGTCTGGACGGCGTGCAGAACAAGATCCATCCGGGCGAAGCCGCCGACAAGAACCTGTACGACCTGCCGCCGGAAGAGGATGCAAAGATCCCGACCGTGTGTGCCGGCCTCGATCAGGCGCTGGAAGCGCTGCACGCCGATCGCGAGTTCCTGACGCGCGGTGGCGTGTTCACAGACGCGATGATCGACGCTTACCTGGAACTGAAGGAAGGCGAACTGCAACGTGTGCGTATGACCACGCACCCGGTCGAGTTCGAACTGTACTACTCGCTGTAAGTGGCGATGGCGCTTCGCCTCATGTGTGTGGCGAAGCGCGCGCCCGACGCTCGTGACTGATCGAATGCGGGTCACAAAGGGACGGCGGCGCCGTCCCTTTTTTTGTAGGCACCAGGAAACGTTTGCGAAGCGCGGGCGGTTTGCTGTACCACCATCTCTCATCGGCCAGACTGCAAGATGGTTCTGAAGAATCTGATCAAAGCTAGAAAAGGGCATGCCGAGCCGTTGTCCGAAAACGCGCAACTGGCGGATTCGGGGCTGCTGACGGGGTTTGAGGCGTTGCCGACGGTCGTGCTCGTGCTCGACAAACGCACGCTGCGGGTTGCGTATGCAAATCCATCCGCTGAAGCGATGCTCGATTTGTCGCGCCGCCAATTGACGCAGATGGCGTGGCCGGACATCTTCGCGAACTCGGACGAGTTGATCGCCACGGTCGCTTCGATTGCGGAACACCGTTTCCACGCGACGCACCTCGACGCGGTGCTCGAGCGTCAAGGCCACGAGCCGCTGCATGTGCATGCGATTGTGGGTTACCTGGACGGCGCGCCGGATTTTGTCTTGCTCGAGCTGTTCGAAAACGAACGCCACCTGCGCACCGACCGCGAAGAGCGTATCAACGATCTGACCGCGGTCAACAAGCAACTGATCCGCAATCTCGCGCATGAGATCAAGAATCCGCTGGGCGGCATTCGCGGTGCGGCGCAATTGCTCGAGTTCGAACTGGGTGTGCGCGAGCGCGACGAGTTGCGCGAGTACACCCAGGTCATCATCAAGGAATCGGACCGGCTGCAAACGCTGGTCGATCGGCTGCTGGAGCCGCACCGTCATCCGCACATCGTAGGCGACGTGAATATTCACGAAGTATGCGAACGCGTGCGCGCGGTGATTCTCGCGGAGTTTCCGCGCGGTCTCACCATCGAGCGCGATTATGACGTGAGCGTGCCCGATCTGCGCGGCGACAAGGAACAACTGATCCAGGCTGTGCTCAACATCGTGCGCAACGCGGCTGAAGCGTTGCGCGAACGGATTTCGCAAGGCGACGCGCGCATCGAATTGCGCACGCGCGTGGCACGCAAGATCACCATTGCGAAACGTCTATGTAAGCTGGCATTGGACTTGCATATCATCGACAACGGACCAGGCATTCCAGAAGACATCCGCGACCGCATTTTTTATCCGCTCGTTTCGGGGCGCGACGATGGAAGCGGTCTGGGTCTCACGCTCGCGCAGACTTTCGTGCAGCAGCACGATGGACTGATCGAAGTGGACAGCCGTCCGGGCCACACCGAGTTTCAGATTCTGCTGCCGCTCGACTGCTAATACCTCATGCGTCACAAGCGCACCTAAAGACTTCTGACCGACTATATGAAGCCGATCTGGATAGTAGACGACGATCAATCGATACGATGGGTACTCGAGAAGGCCCTCGCTCGCGAGAACTTCGCGACGCGCAGCTTTGCTAACGTGCGCGACGCAGCAGCCGCGCTCGATCACGACAGCCCGCAAGTGCTGGTCTCCGACATCCGCATGCCCGGCGGTTCGGGCCTTGAATTGCTGCAGACGGTGCGCGAAAAGGTGCCGGGCTTGCCCGTCATCATCATGACCGCGTTCTCGGATCTCGACAGCGCCGTGGCCGCGTTTCAGGGCGGTGCCTTCGAATACCTCGCCAAACCGTTCGACGTCGACAAGGCGGTCGAGCTGATTCGCCGCGCCGTCGACGAAAGCGTGCGCGGCGAACAGACGTGGGATGAACGCGTTGCCGATGCACCGGAAATGCTCGGCCAGGCGCCGGCGATGCAGGATATGTTTCGTGCCATCGGCCGCCTGTCCCATTCTGCGGCAACCGTGCTCATTACCGGCGAATCAGGCACCGGTAAGGAACTGGTCGCGCGCGCCTTGCACCGACATAGCCCACGCGCGAACGGTCCGTTCATCGCATTGAACACGGCGGCGATTCCGAAGGATCTGCTGGAGTCCGAACTATTCGGCCATGAGCGCGGCGCCTTTACCGGCGCGCAGGCGATGCGTCAGGGACGCTTCGAGCAGGCTGAGAATGGCACGCTGTTTCTCGACGAAATCGGCGACATGCCGTTTGATCTGCAGACACGTTTGCTGCGGGTGCTGTCCGATGGCCAGTTCTATCGCGTTGGGGGGCACAGCCCATTGCGCGCGAATGTGCGCGTGATTGCGGCTACGCACCAGAATCTCGAATCGCGGGTGCGTCAGGGTCTGTTCCGCGAAGACTTGTATCACCGGCTCAATGTGATCCGCTTGCGTCTGCCGGCGTTGCGCGAGCGCAGCGAAGACATTCCGCTCCTCACGCGCCATTTCTTGCAGAAAAGCGCGCGCGACCTCGGGGTCGAGCCGAAGCGGGTATCCGAGGAGGCGCTGACGTATCTTGCGTCGCTGCCCTTCCAGGGCAATGTGCGGCAACTCGAGAATCTTGCCAACTGGCTGACCGTGATGGCGCCGGCGCAGACTATCGAGATCAAGGATTTGCCGCCGGATCTGGTGCCGGCTCAGGCGGGCGCTTCGGAGATCGCAGCAGGTGGCGTGCTGGGCGGCGATCCGGCGAGTGGCATCGCGGGGCAGACGGCCGCGAACGGCGCAGCGCTGCCGTCGCATGTAGCCTCGATGCCCGGGATGCCGGTGGCGGTCGCTGTCAGTGCGTGGGAGAGCGGGTTGCGCACGGAAGTCGCCCGGATGCTGCGTGAGAACGCGCCCGATGTGATGGATGAGCTTGCACGACGCTTTGAGGCCGCAGTGATCCGCGAAGCGCTCGATTTCACCCGTGGCCGCAA
It encodes:
- the glnL gene encoding nitrogen regulation protein NR(II), yielding MVLKNLIKARKGHAEPLSENAQLADSGLLTGFEALPTVVLVLDKRTLRVAYANPSAEAMLDLSRRQLTQMAWPDIFANSDELIATVASIAEHRFHATHLDAVLERQGHEPLHVHAIVGYLDGAPDFVLLELFENERHLRTDREERINDLTAVNKQLIRNLAHEIKNPLGGIRGAAQLLEFELGVRERDELREYTQVIIKESDRLQTLVDRLLEPHRHPHIVGDVNIHEVCERVRAVILAEFPRGLTIERDYDVSVPDLRGDKEQLIQAVLNIVRNAAEALRERISQGDARIELRTRVARKITIAKRLCKLALDLHIIDNGPGIPEDIRDRIFYPLVSGRDDGSGLGLTLAQTFVQQHDGLIEVDSRPGHTEFQILLPLDC
- the ntrC gene encoding nitrogen regulation protein NR(I) → MKPIWIVDDDQSIRWVLEKALARENFATRSFANVRDAAAALDHDSPQVLVSDIRMPGGSGLELLQTVREKVPGLPVIIMTAFSDLDSAVAAFQGGAFEYLAKPFDVDKAVELIRRAVDESVRGEQTWDERVADAPEMLGQAPAMQDMFRAIGRLSHSAATVLITGESGTGKELVARALHRHSPRANGPFIALNTAAIPKDLLESELFGHERGAFTGAQAMRQGRFEQAENGTLFLDEIGDMPFDLQTRLLRVLSDGQFYRVGGHSPLRANVRVIAATHQNLESRVRQGLFREDLYHRLNVIRLRLPALRERSEDIPLLTRHFLQKSARDLGVEPKRVSEEALTYLASLPFQGNVRQLENLANWLTVMAPAQTIEIKDLPPDLVPAQAGASEIAAGGVLGGDPASGIAGQTAANGAALPSHVASMPGMPVAVAVSAWESGLRTEVARMLRENAPDVMDELARRFEAAVIREALDFTRGRKVEAAERLGIGRNTITRKIQELNLEP
- the glnA gene encoding type I glutamate--ammonia ligase, producing the protein MSKSVADVIQLVKDEDVKFVDFRFTDTRGKEQHVSVPVSAFSEDKFESGHAFDGSSIAGWKGIEASDMLLVPDADTAFIDPFYEESTLVLTCDVVEPADGKGYERDPRSLAKRAEAYLKSSGLGDTAYFGPEPEFFIFDSVQWNTDMSGCFVKIGSEEAPWSSGKEFEGGNTGHRPGTKGGYFPVAPVDSFQDIRSEMCLLLEQIGIPVEVHHHEVGGMGQNEIGTKFSTLVQRADWTQQLKYVVHNVAHTYGKTATFMPKPVVGDNGSGMHVHQSIWKDGQNLFAGNGYAGLSEFALFYIGGIIKHARALNAITNPGTNSYKRLVPHFEAPVKLAYSARNRSASIRIPHVSNPKGRRIETRFPDPLANPYLCFSALMMAGLDGVQNKIHPGEAADKNLYDLPPEEDAKIPTVCAGLDQALEALHADREFLTRGGVFTDAMIDAYLELKEGELQRVRMTTHPVEFELYYSL